DNA sequence from the Ammoniphilus sp. CFH 90114 genome:
CAACTTTTGGGCTGGCAACACGGTAGCCGATTGGATCGTGACCAACTTCAATTATACGGCACCTTTAGGGATGATCCTCTATGTCGCTCTCATTATTGGATTTACGTATTTCTATACTTTCGTCCAGATCAATCCCATCCAAATGGCAGATAATATGAAAAATAACGGCGGTTACATTCCTGGAATTCGCCCAGGGAAGAGTACGGTGAATTATCTTACTCGTACCCTGAACCGCCTCACCCTTGTAGGGGCTGTGTTCCTAGCTCTCATTTCTATCTTGCCGGTTTTCTTTACGGCTCTGAGCAATCTTCCACAATCGGTTCAAATCGGAGGGACTTCCCTTCTGATCGTTATCGGGGTGGTACTTGATACCATGAAGCAAATTGATAGTCAATTGATTAAGCGACAGTATCAAGGCTTTATTAGAAAAACATCATAAGGTAGAAGAGTCGTTTCTCGGGTAGAAACGGCTCTTTTTTTAATTCCCAAGCTATCTCGCCACCTTCAGTGCGTACACCTTCGCCCCTTCCTTTGCAAGGATTCTAGCACATTCGTTGACGGTGCTTCCTGTCGTCACAACAGAATCAGTTTTAATAATAGAAAAAAACCCTTATAAGCAATCGCCTATAAGGGTTTGTAGGTTACTACTTGTTCATATAATTTTCATATCCCCCAGCCATAATCACATTTGCTATGATGACAGGGTCGATCACGTTGAGCTTTTTGTCATCATTCATATCCGCAACCATGCGTTGAATTGGAGTCGGCTCGACTCGCTCTAAAATGTAATTTATACAAGCGACCCAATCCGTCACATCGACAGCCTTACTCAAATCGGTATCACCCATCACATAAATCTGCCTAACGGCTTCATTGCCTGCTTCATCTTTTGCATACATGGTGTAGATGGTATTGGATGTGAGATCAAATTGTTTTCCTTCAGTGATATTCTTACCCGATGCAGCAAAGTATGATATATTCTGCAACCCTTCCGCAAATTTGAGGCTGCTAATCTCTGAGCCAGTTCCATCCCCATAAACATACACTTGGACAGATGCTTGACCTTGATCAGATCCAAATTCGTAATTAATCACTGGTTCTTCCTTGTCAATATCCAACTGAATCCAACCATCAACATTGGTGAACTGGCTGGTTAGCTCTACCCCATACATATCACTCATCACTGTACCATGAACATGTATGTCCAGACGGTGCCCATCAGCCAATGCATACGCAGATTTATCTATGGTAAATTGAGCATTGACTAATACACCGGCTTCTCCGCCAATTCTCACGTTATTAAGGTTGGCTACGATGATCCGAAGCTGTCCGTCGCCAAGGACTTGGGAATTAAACGGTACATACACATTTTCCTCCACAGAGCCCGTCGGATGGGTCAAAAGCAATTCACCAGCATGCATACTCTCAAACTTCAAGTACGTATGGTCATAGTTCATATCAAACTGTAATCCTGCCACATTCCCTTGGCTCGTTAAGCGGATTGGAACATTCACTGTTTGCTTCGGTTTCGCTACCACACGGTCAACACTCAGTGTGTCATAAACATATATGCTTACCGTAGCTGGTGCCGAGTAATCATATCCGTCATAAACCCGATACGTAAATTGATCTGCTCCACGGAACCTTTCATTGGGGTAATAGGCAAAGGAGCCATCGGACTCTAGATAGACATTTCCATTTACCGTTTGATTTAAGATTTCGCTGGCTAATGAGTCATGATCTGCATCGCTATCATTTTTCAGCAGACCCTTTAGGGAATCTACGGTTAATGTTGTATTCAAATTTGTGTTGTAATAATCATTTTGGGCAACAGGTACGGCATTTGGTGAAGCCTTCACCAAATTGGAGATGCCTGCTCGTTCTCCCTCAGAAACCACAATCCGGAAGGAATATTCGATTCCATTGGTTAGACCAGTTACAGTGGCGCTAGTAGAATTGGATGTGATTCCTTCTTTCGTTACAGAAGTATCCCATATTAAACCGTCCGGAGATTGCTCTACTATAACACTCTCTGCACCAATTGGTTTACTAAAAGTAAGAATAACTTCCTGGTCTCCTCTGGTTGCTACTAAATCCGATAGTGGCAATGGTGTGGTAAAGCTAATATCTTCCCCGTAGCCAATTCCATCCTCGCTGATTGCATAGGCACGAGCGTAATAAGTTGTATTTGGCTCTAGACCTGAAATATCTGTTGAAAATACCCCTAATCCACCAGTCATCTCACCTATTACTTTAGTTCCACTTTCTATCGTTGGATTTTCAATAGTAGCAAATACAACTCCACGTTCAGTTGCTGGTGAACTTCCTTCACTGATTAGGTTTCCACTAATTCTTACCGTTGTTGAGGTTAAATCAGTATATGAGTCAGTAGTTAAAGTTGGTAGAATGATCACTCTCGGATTAACTGTCAATAGAAAGCTACTTTGACTACTTAGGCTGCCATCACTTACTGTGGCAGTAATCGTTGCGGTACCTGACTGTCCTTTAACTGGATTCATGGTAATGGTTCTGTCTTGACCACTACCTGCTAGACTTATATTTTGGTTAGGAACAAGTGTCTGATTATCCGATTCTACAGAAATAATTAACTGATCAACATCTTGATCATCATTCACTTTAAAGGTCTTGGATACTGGAGTATTTTCAGTGGTTACAAGGTTAGATGTAAATCCCATATTTTCCACCCAACTACATCCTATGATAGAACCATGATAATGATTACTAGAATTATCTTTGGCAATCGTTCCATCTGCTGAATGGTTGAATTTATAATTTGCAACAAGATTAGCTTCATTACTTGTTAAGTTCACGTTCATTTGTTCTAGGATTTCAGATTGCGATTTGGCTTTATTCCAAAAGCGTACATCCCGCATATCACCGGTAAAATATCCGTCAGTGTTCCATGTACTCTTGCCTAAAAAATTGTTTGGCCTTGCAATTCCTCCATTTTGGGCTTTGGCATTAGCCATGTTCGTAAGATCCATCGCTCCTGTTGCTTTTAGTTCTCCATCCCAATAAATAAACGCTTTCTTTTGTGCATGGTCATAAACCGCTGCAACATGTACCCATTTATTTGTGGGAAAGATTTCCGTTGTTTTTGCCTGGTAGACATTAGTTCGAAAACCCTTTTGCGGCAAAGCCTCTAAAATCATTCTACCTGTATTGCCTTCATAGGCTAAATGCATATTAAAATTATCCGAACCATAGGACGTATCAAAAAACCTAGCCCATGGTTGATGATTGGATGCATGAACCCATGTTTCAAAGGTGAAGGAATTTGCATAGATGTTTAGGTCTGGGTATTGAACATATTGATTAGCTCCAAAGTTAAGGTAAGAATTCCCTTCAAGCTCAGTAATGTAGGGGGCTTCATTCTCTGGCAAAGAGGTTTTATAAATGACCGCAGAAGACTCATCCATCCCAGGCTCCTCTGGGTTCTCCGTCCTAATGAATCCACCTATTAAATATACACCTGCCCCATAGGAGCTAGTCCAAAATTCAGCATTTCCTAAAGGCTGTTCGTTCCAATTGACACCATCCTCTGAGGTTGAAACCTTGCCATTACTAGTAGCAACAAATGTTCCATTTCCAAAAGATAGAGAAAAATGGATGGAGTTACTCGGTATGACATCCCAAGAAATACCATCTGTAGATGTTAGCATTTTATACAATCCGCTAGCAACATATTTGCCATTGCCATAAGTGATGGCCCATAACTCCGTAGTACCTGTTGCTCGAGAGGTCCATGTGATCGCATCTGAGGAGGTTATAACATTCCCATCAGCTAAGCCAACAACAAACTGACCATTTCCAAAGGTAATCCCCACGATGTCTTTTACACTTCCTGAATCCCTTGAGGACCATGTAATTCCATCTGTGGACGTTAAAAGTATACCTCCATACCCTCCAGCAACAAAGATGCCATTAGCATATGTAATTCTAGTCAGGTATCGTGTTGTCTCCGAATTTCTTTCACTCCAAGTGATTCCATCTATTGAGGTTAGCAAGGTTCCCCACGAACCGACAGCAACAAACTTTCCATCGCCATATGTAACTCCAAAAAGATCGCCAGAAATGCCTGAAGCTCTTTGTATCCAATTTACTCCTTTATCTGTTGATGTTATGATACTTCCATGCCTACCAACGGCAACAAACATGTTGTTCCCATAGGTAATTGAATTGATACCTTTCATAGAAGATGAACTATAAGAAGGAGACCACTGTAAATCAGCAGCTAATAATTTACTCATATTTACTGTTTGAAATAGAATAAAAAAAGATAGAAATATGGCAAACTTACTAAAATGAATTCCCAAAAACCTTCGATTGCCGACTCCTCTTCCCATAATAACCCTCCATTGATCTCAGATGCTAACCCTAGCACTATTCTCCCAACCATCCCCTTTTTTGAGAGATATAATTTTAGGTATATTATACTAAACAAAATGTCTTCATCACTAGTTTTCATGAAAACTTTAGTTAAATTTTAGATTCATCTTTATCTACCTCGCCACCGTCAGTGCGTACACCTTCGCCCCTTCCTTTGCAAGGATTCTAGCACATTCGTTGACGGTGCTTCCTGTCGTATAAATATCATCTACTAGAAGGACTTTGCTCCCCGCGCTTACAGTATTCCGCAGTTGGAAGGCGCCTTGAAGAGCTTGAAGTCGTTGTGCTCGGTGCTGCTTACTCTGTTTTTCTGTTGAGCGGGTTCGGCTGAGCAAGGAGACGAGGGGAATTTTCGTATGTAAACTCAAATAGACGGCTAATTGCTGCGCTTGATTAAACCCTCTTTCCTGGAGACGCCATTCATGAATGGGGACGAAGGTTATGGCCTGGAAGGAAGTGCTAGAATAGTAACTACGATAGGCCTCTACAAGCCACTCTCCTAAAACCGAACTGAGAGATTCCCGCCCTCGGTATTTATACAGTCCAATAATCTCCTTGACCTTGTCATTGTACTGAACAGCACTTCGGTTGCTAAGAAAGAATGTTTCCGGGCGCTGCTGACAGTCTTCACAATCCCCTTCTGTTTCCACGCTTTTTCCGCAGCATGAGCAAATCAAACCGCCGATTCTGTGGATGTCCTTGTCGCATAAACGACAAATCAAATGGCTGACAGCCCTTCGCTCACAAAAGGCACACCTCTTTGACACCGGGTAGAGTAGATTTAACAGTCTCATCCATCTAGTAGTCCTTTCTTTTTCGCAATCTTATTCATCTCTTGGATATGTTTAACGGCCTTTTTCATCTCTCTCGTTTTTTCACAGGCAAAGAAGATCACATGTCCAATCGGATCCTCAATGGAACGACCCGCGCGTCCTGCAATTTGCACAAGAGAGGCCTCATCAAAAATAGGGGCATCTGCCCCAACGACAATGACGTCCGCCTTCGGAACGGTAACGCCTCTTTCCATAATCGTCGTGGTGACCAGTATGCGTGTATCTCCTTGTCGAAATCGTTTGACTTTCTCTTCCCGCTCAGGATCACGAGAATGAGTCCCTTCCATACGAATTGAGATAGGATAGTTATGAGATAGATGGCTGACCAGCTTCTCTACCCCTTCAATATAAGGAACAAAGAAAAAGGCTTGCCTCTGATGCAGCTGCAGGAAATGAAGAATTTGTTGAAAAGAGGAGTAGGCTTGATCAGCTTGCAGGATTTTGGACAAGGATCCATCGATGACCAACTGAGGAATAGCTAGTGGTTGCCTATGGAAGCGTGCTGGGATGCGGACATGAGGCTTTTTTTGAAGGTATTCGGGTGGGGTGGCACTCAGATAAAGGAGATTTGCGTGCAGCTTTTTTGCCCGGTTGACAGCATAGTAGAGCATAGGGTTGTTATGGTAAGGAAAGGCATCGACCTCATCTATGATAATAAAATCAAACTTTTCATAGAATCGAATGGCTTGGTGGGTCGTGGATAAGGTGAGATGGGCTTCCTCCCACTTCTCTTTACTTTTTCCATGGAGGGCAATGATTTTAGCTTCAGGGAAAGCCTTCGATAAACGGGGCAAGAGTTCTAGGACGACATCTTTTCGAGGCGTGACAAAGAGGACTCTTTGTTTTCGCTGGAAGGCCTCTTCGATCGGTTGGAAGGTAACCTCCGTTTTTCCGGCACCACAGACCGCCCAGATTAAGAGTTCTTTTCCTGTTTGATGAAGAAGATTCACCGCTTGGTCAGAAGCTTCTTGTTGGGCAGGTGTGAGTTGGCCTGTCCACTTTAGGCGGGGAGCAGACAATAAAGACATAGGCTCTACATAATTGCCAATATAATAGAGTGGCGTACAGGCTTTACTCCTTCCCATTTGCAGGCAAAGAGAACAATACGCACAGGGCTTGCAGCATGAAGCACAGTCAGCCCAGATCAGGTTCTGCTGGCCACAGCGATTGCACCGTTTTTCTTGAAGACAGACCCCTGGAAGGACTCGCGCTTTTCCTTCTCGAATAAGGCTATGCATGGCTTGCTCCCAGCCTGCCTGACAGAAGGTGTGAAGCTCCTCCGCGAGTAATGCTCGGCCATCCGGAATATGAATGTTCATGGACTTCCCTCCTTTTCTCCCAAGATAGCATAAGATGTAGAAATTAACCAAATGAGCTTTCAGCTTGAAATCGCGTTTTTGGAGGGGATTTTGTAATCATTATAGGTTCGTGATATCGTTACTATTGTTCGTGAGAATGGGAACAAGTTTTGTGAGTATGTATCCTGTTTAACTTAGTGGTAGACGTTAGGCAGTGGTTTTATCTGCAACCATTACACCTTCGTGACATCTTAGCCCTATTTTGGGAGTTTAATTGGCATTTAAATTGTAATGGATACAGCTACGGGAGTATCAGAACTTTTCCGTGAGAAAAAGGATCAATTTCATGAGTATTAGCGATAATTCGTGAGTTTGTACCAGATCAAGCTCTCCTTTATGGCCGTTATTTACTTCGGAATGGCTAGTTGAGAGTAAAAAATTTGTCCAACCCAACAAAAAAACTGAGTCTTTCGAAGAATAGAGAAGCATCATCGACTCTTCTCGGAAGTGATCTTGAAATTAATTATTAAAAATCAACTCAAAATCGACCCTTAATGAAAAAAACTTAACTCAGGTGAAGTTCAGCCCACCCCCTACCCTGCCCCTGTCCCAAAACACAAAATGCACCCCCAAGGGTGCACCATACATTAAAATATGAGCTATGTTGGTTGTATCGTTCCTCTTCTTAACCCTTGGCGCAGATCGATCGTCAACCGTGCTTGACTCTGCTCTTCTTCCATCGAGACCAAATGAAAGGGCCCTCGATTCAAGATTTCGACTTGGTCAAATAGAAAAGGATTTTCCTTCTGCAAGGTTTCGAGCATTTTGACCGTGTTGTCCGTCGAGCCGAAATCATACACGATTAACTGGAGAGGCTGGCCCTTGAGACGCGAAAGATGAACAAGAGAACGGATAGAGCCTTCCAAGCATTTCTCTGAATTGTAAAGCAAGAGATGAACACGGAGTTCGTCCTCTCCCTGTACGAAGTATTCATTCCATCTCACGAACAAATGGACCAGGATTGTGGATAAACCGTAAATAGCTAGTAACCAAATCACCCACATGGCAATCACGGATACCCCTCCTTTTTGCTATAGGATATTCCGTGATGTGTGAGAAAGTGAGTAGAAGATTAACTAATTTTTACCCAGCCGTTCTTGATGGAGATGACTACCGCTTGGGTGCGGTCTTGAACGTCGAGTTTCTGTAGGATACTAGACACGTGGTTTTTAACCGTTTTCTCACTAATATATAAATAATCGCCGATTGCCTTATTGCTTCTTCCTTCCGCCATCAGCTGCAATACTTCTTTTTCCCTTGGAGTAAGCGAATTGAATCGTTCTGCACTGACATTGTCCGCTAATTCTACATGAGCGATATCGTTGTCTTGCTTCGAGCTTAAGCGACGAAACTCCGTAATCAGCTTTCCTGTGACACGTGGATGAATATAAGCTTCCCCGCCCGCCACCACTTGAATCGCTTCAATGAGAGAATCGGATTCCATTTCTTTCAATAGATAGCCATTCGCACCAGAGGAAAAGGCCTGGTGAACATAATTTTCGTCATCATGGATCGATAGAATAATCACCTTCGTTTCCGGAGACAACGCTTTAATTTTCTCAGTAGCCTCCACACCGCTCATCTTAGGCATATTAATATCCATCAGCATGATTTCTGGCTTTAATTCCTCTGCCAAGTGGCAGGCTTCCTCCCCATTGGAGCCGATGCCAACGACTTCAAAGCTAGGCTCCATTTCCAAGATTCTCTTGATACCTTCACGAAATAATTGGTGATCATCAATGAGTGCAATGCGTATCGTATCCGCCATATTAAATCTCCCTCTTCCTTCAGCTATATCGATATATTAACGTTCAATTGGTATCGTGAAGACGATGCGCGTTCCCTGTCCCTTAGCGGATTGAAGGTCGAGCTTTCCGTCAAGCAAGTTAATTCTTTCTTTCATTCCCATAATACCAAATTGCGGCTGTTCTGTCTTTTCCAAACTGTCGAACCCTACCCCGTTATCCTTTACCAGGACCGTCACCTGATCTTTAAGGAATTCTAGTTTGACCTGAATCTGACTGGCCTTCGAATGCTTCGCTGCATTATTTAATGCTTCTTGTATTAAGCGAAAAATCACGACTTCGACCGTAGTTGGTAGTCTTTCATCTGTACCAAGAGTTACGAGTTCAGATGCAATTTGATGCCTTTGTCCGAAGTCTTCCACATACTTTCGAAGGGTTGGGACGATGCCAAGGTCATCTAGAGCCATAGGCCTTAAATCAAAAATAATCTTTCGAACTTCAGCCAAGGTATTTCTCACTGTTACCTTCAACTCTTTCAACTCAGCACGTGCGTCATCTACTCTTCCCTGGGCCAGAATGCGATCGGCAATCTCACTGCGAATCACAATATTCGCCATCGACTGAGCCGGACCGTCATGGATATCCCGAGCCACCCTTTTTCGCTCTTCCTCCTGGGCTTGAATGACTTGCAGTGCGAGCATCTGCCGCTGTTGTGCTGTCTCCATGGCTGAGGTAAGGTTCCCTAGATCACCAGTCAAAAATCCTAACACGACACTGATTTGCGTCATTAAATTATCTGCCTTTTCGAGCGTCTCCGCAAGACCCTTCAGACGACGTTCGAGCTCATCGCGCCGATTTCTCAGGTTCGCTTCCTTTTCTCTTGATAAAGAAAGCGCGACTTGAATCTGACTGGCCAATTCGTAGGACTTTTTGATATCCTCTTCCCCATACCGCTGGAAGTTCCGGCTGACTTCCACCAACCGTTGACGACTTGACTTGAATTTATGCTCTAATTCATCTGTCTGATCCACAATTTCTCTTACTTCCCTCTTAATGCTCTCCAACTCATCTCGAATCTCTTCGCTCTCAATCCGTGCACTTTCCGCAATATCAAAAATCTGTTCCTTACTGCCTTCAACAGCATGAATCGTTTTCTTCAGCACAGAATCCAATCGCGTAAAGTCAAGCGCATTGGTGGTTGTCATCTTCTCACTTCCTTTGGCTTTGGGAGATCAATTCCCGGAGTTTCTGTTCAAATCTTTGGCCATCCATTTCTGGTGTTCCCATGTCATGCTTAGGAATGAGAAATGGGTCTGTATTTGCCGTAACCACACCTGGATGAGTAAAGAATCCATAGCGGTATCCGGCTTTTTTGGCAACCTTTATTAAACGATCATTGTGATACCCATAGGGATAGGCTAACCCAATCACAGGTTCCTCGGCTAGATCCTCTAGCGCCTTACGAGCCATCATAAAATCTACAAAAAGCTTACTCCGATAGGCTTGATCACCTTCTGCAGAGCTTGGAGCCGTTATGGGCTGCGACTCATCCCAGAAGTGTAGCCCATAGGTATGAGATTGAAAGGAAATGAGTCCGCTTCGTCTCATCTGATCCATCTGGACGAAGGTAAGCGGGGGAATTTTATCCTCACGCTTCCTCTCTAGACTATCCCGCAAATTTTCATAGATCACGAACACCGTTGCGGGAAACTGATACTTCTGAAGGATGGGAAAAGCCTCAGTAAAACCGCTCTCATACCCATCGTCAAAGGTTATAAGCACTGCATTCTCCTGGTTCAATAGTCCTGTATCTAAGAATTCGTAGAACTCCTTTATTTTAAGGGGGTGAAAGTGATGATTTTTTAAAAACTCCATATGTTCTTCGAAGTGAGCTGGCTTAATAGTAAAAGGGGTCTCCAAATCATCTGCCAAATGGTGATAATTAAGCACCAACACCTGTTCTCTATACCATACGCGATAGGGGTGTTCTTCTGTAATGGGATCCGAGGCTTTTGCATCTGATGAACTTAGTTCATCCACCGCTGGTTCCGGTTGTACTTGTGCGTCTATAGACTCATTCTCCTGTTGGCTGCAACCCATCACAATAGCCAATAAGAGGATTATTATTAGTCTCATTCTTACCCTCATCTCCTCATTTCTACACAATTCGACAAATAGTGCAAAATTCCTACCGGAAAGTAATGGGATTTTAAAATATCTATCTATTTGGACGTATATCATTGCATTTTGGTTTCAAGCAAAACCCTTTAGTTTCTGATAAGGGTCAGTCCCTCACTAGGCTAAAGTCTTTATTCCTATTATCGGAAGGATTCTAAACCTAATCAAGCAAATACGAAAAAAAAGCCCCAATTCAGCCTAGTCTCTAGACCAAATCAGGACTTTTTTCATAACCCTACTATGCTTGAGCAAAAGTTGCCGCGTCTTGCTTCAAAAGTTCAGCCTTATCTGTACGCTCCCATGGTAAATCCAGGTCAGTACGTCCAAAGTGACCGTAAGCAGCTGTTCCTTTATAGATTGGACGACGAAGATCCAATTCCTTAATGATGCCCGCTGGGCGAAGATCAAAGTGCTTGCGGATCAAATTTACGATCTGCTCTTCTTCGATCTTTCCTGTTCCATACGTATCTACGTTAATGGAAACCGGTTGAGCTACCCCAATCGCATAAGCCACTTGAACTTCACACTTGTCAGCCAAACCAGCTGCTACGATGTTCTTCGCTACATAGCGAGCAGCATAAGCAGCAGAACGGTCAACCTTTGTAGGATCCTTACCGGAGAAAGCACCGCCGCCATGACGAGCATATCCACCGTACGTATCAACAATGATCTTACGTCCTGTTAATCCTGCATCCCCTTGAGGACCTCCGATAACGAAACGGCCTGTTGGGTTAATGAAGTACTTCGTTTGAGCATCAAGATATTCAGCCGGTACGATCGGCTTAATGACATGTTCTTGAACGTCTTTCTTAATTTGCTCTAGAGTCGCTTCAGGGTCATGCTGAGTAGAAATAACGATCGTATCAATACGAACCGGCTTATCTCCATCATATTCAACCGTCACCTGAGTCTTCGCATCTGGACGAAGGTAGGTAAGGGTTCCGTTCTTGCGAACCTCTGCTACACGGCGAGCCAATTTATGAGCCATAGAGATCGGAAGCGGCATCAGCTCAGGAGTCTCGTTGGTCGCGAAACCAAACATCAATCCTTGGTCCCCTGCTCCGATCGCATCGATTTGCTCGTCTGTCACTTGACCTTCACGAGCTTCTAACGCTTGGTCAACCCCCATCGCAATGTCAGGAGACTGTTCGTCAATGGAAGTAAGTACAGCACAAGTATCCGCATCGAATCCGAATTTCGCACGGGTATACCCGATTTCACGAACGGTTTCACGGACAATCTTTGGAATATCCACATAAGAAGAAGTAGTAATTTCTCCAGCGACAAGAACAAGTCCTGTTGTTACTGAAGTTTCGCAAGCTACACGAGCATTAGGATCTTGCTCAAGGATAGCATCCAAGATGGAATCGGAGATCTGATCGCAGATCTTATCCGGGTGTCCTTCGGTTACAGATTCAGATGTGAAGAGATGACGACCTTTTTTCAACGCCATGTTTCACGTACCTCCTTCAATAATCACAAACGTATAAGATACGGCACTCATTGTCTTACATTTTCCGAACAACTCAAGAGGTGGTGAAAAAATAAAGACCTTCTCCCATGAGGAAAAGGCCAGCATTCCGCTCCTTTACCTCTTATCTTCCAGGACACAATAGCATCCTGCTGGTTAGCACCTTGCACGGTTGATCTTATTCTTTCCCATAAAGGAAAAAATATGAATCATTACCGCGGGTTGCCGGGCATCATCGGGCCAGTCCCTCGCGCCTTCTCGGAATAAGAGTAATCCGTTCTGCATAAGAATAGCTAAAGTTTGGTAGATTGTCAATGGGTTAACACATAATACGACAAAGTATAAAAACTCAAACTCTTTATTGCGCTGGGTACCACATATTTCTGACCAACACAGCGAATTCCGCACGTGTCGTCTGTCTTTCAGGCTGAAAGCTACCATCCTGAAATCCTTGAATATGCTGGAGTTCTGCCATCTTCATGATATAAGGGTAAGCCCAGTGACCTCTTAGTACATCCGTAAAC
Encoded proteins:
- a CDS encoding polysaccharide deacetylase family protein translates to MRLIIILLLAIVMGCSQQENESIDAQVQPEPAVDELSSSDAKASDPITEEHPYRVWYREQVLVLNYHHLADDLETPFTIKPAHFEEHMEFLKNHHFHPLKIKEFYEFLDTGLLNQENAVLITFDDGYESGFTEAFPILQKYQFPATVFVIYENLRDSLERKREDKIPPLTFVQMDQMRRSGLISFQSHTYGLHFWDESQPITAPSSAEGDQAYRSKLFVDFMMARKALEDLAEEPVIGLAYPYGYHNDRLIKVAKKAGYRYGFFTHPGVVTANTDPFLIPKHDMGTPEMDGQRFEQKLRELISQSQRK
- a CDS encoding LamG-like jellyroll fold domain-containing protein, with product MGRGVGNRRFLGIHFSKFAIFLSFFILFQTVNMSKLLAADLQWSPSYSSSSMKGINSITYGNNMFVAVGRHGSIITSTDKGVNWIQRASGISGDLFGVTYGDGKFVAVGSWGTLLTSIDGITWSERNSETTRYLTRITYANGIFVAGGYGGILLTSTDGITWSSRDSGSVKDIVGITFGNGQFVVGLADGNVITSSDAITWTSRATGTTELWAITYGNGKYVASGLYKMLTSTDGISWDVIPSNSIHFSLSFGNGTFVATSNGKVSTSEDGVNWNEQPLGNAEFWTSSYGAGVYLIGGFIRTENPEEPGMDESSAVIYKTSLPENEAPYITELEGNSYLNFGANQYVQYPDLNIYANSFTFETWVHASNHQPWARFFDTSYGSDNFNMHLAYEGNTGRMILEALPQKGFRTNVYQAKTTEIFPTNKWVHVAAVYDHAQKKAFIYWDGELKATGAMDLTNMANAKAQNGGIARPNNFLGKSTWNTDGYFTGDMRDVRFWNKAKSQSEILEQMNVNLTSNEANLVANYKFNHSADGTIAKDNSSNHYHGSIIGCSWVENMGFTSNLVTTENTPVSKTFKVNDDQDVDQLIISVESDNQTLVPNQNISLAGSGQDRTITMNPVKGQSGTATITATVSDGSLSSQSSFLLTVNPRVIILPTLTTDSYTDLTSTTVRISGNLISEGSSPATERGVVFATIENPTIESGTKVIGEMTGGLGVFSTDISGLEPNTTYYARAYAISEDGIGYGEDISFTTPLPLSDLVATRGDQEVILTFSKPIGAESVIVEQSPDGLIWDTSVTKEGITSNSTSATVTGLTNGIEYSFRIVVSEGERAGISNLVKASPNAVPVAQNDYYNTNLNTTLTVDSLKGLLKNDSDADHDSLASEILNQTVNGNVYLESDGSFAYYPNERFRGADQFTYRVYDGYDYSAPATVSIYVYDTLSVDRVVAKPKQTVNVPIRLTSQGNVAGLQFDMNYDHTYLKFESMHAGELLLTHPTGSVEENVYVPFNSQVLGDGQLRIIVANLNNVRIGGEAGVLVNAQFTIDKSAYALADGHRLDIHVHGTVMSDMYGVELTSQFTNVDGWIQLDIDKEEPVINYEFGSDQGQASVQVYVYGDGTGSEISSLKFAEGLQNISYFAASGKNITEGKQFDLTSNTIYTMYAKDEAGNEAVRQIYVMGDTDLSKAVDVTDWVACINYILERVEPTPIQRMVADMNDDKKLNVIDPVIIANVIMAGGYENYMNK
- a CDS encoding sensor histidine kinase, with amino-acid sequence MTTTNALDFTRLDSVLKKTIHAVEGSKEQIFDIAESARIESEEIRDELESIKREVREIVDQTDELEHKFKSSRQRLVEVSRNFQRYGEEDIKKSYELASQIQVALSLSREKEANLRNRRDELERRLKGLAETLEKADNLMTQISVVLGFLTGDLGNLTSAMETAQQRQMLALQVIQAQEEERKRVARDIHDGPAQSMANIVIRSEIADRILAQGRVDDARAELKELKVTVRNTLAEVRKIIFDLRPMALDDLGIVPTLRKYVEDFGQRHQIASELVTLGTDERLPTTVEVVIFRLIQEALNNAAKHSKASQIQVKLEFLKDQVTVLVKDNGVGFDSLEKTEQPQFGIMGMKERINLLDGKLDLQSAKGQGTRIVFTIPIER
- a CDS encoding response regulator transcription factor: MADTIRIALIDDHQLFREGIKRILEMEPSFEVVGIGSNGEEACHLAEELKPEIMLMDINMPKMSGVEATEKIKALSPETKVIILSIHDDENYVHQAFSSGANGYLLKEMESDSLIEAIQVVAGGEAYIHPRVTGKLITEFRRLSSKQDNDIAHVELADNVSAERFNSLTPREKEVLQLMAEGRSNKAIGDYLYISEKTVKNHVSSILQKLDVQDRTQAVVISIKNGWVKIS
- a CDS encoding ComF family protein, which encodes MRLLNLLYPVSKRCAFCERRAVSHLICRLCDKDIHRIGGLICSCCGKSVETEGDCEDCQQRPETFFLSNRSAVQYNDKVKEIIGLYKYRGRESLSSVLGEWLVEAYRSYYSSTSFQAITFVPIHEWRLQERGFNQAQQLAVYLSLHTKIPLVSLLSRTRSTEKQSKQHRAQRLQALQGAFQLRNTVSAGSKVLLVDDIYTTGSTVNECARILAKEGAKVYALTVAR
- a CDS encoding glycosyltransferase, producing MWVIWLLAIYGLSTILVHLFVRWNEYFVQGEDELRVHLLLYNSEKCLEGSIRSLVHLSRLKGQPLQLIVYDFGSTDNTVKMLETLQKENPFLFDQVEILNRGPFHLVSMEEEQSQARLTIDLRQGLRRGTIQPT
- a CDS encoding DEAD/DEAH box helicase encodes the protein MNIHIPDGRALLAEELHTFCQAGWEQAMHSLIREGKARVLPGVCLQEKRCNRCGQQNLIWADCASCCKPCAYCSLCLQMGRSKACTPLYYIGNYVEPMSLLSAPRLKWTGQLTPAQQEASDQAVNLLHQTGKELLIWAVCGAGKTEVTFQPIEEAFQRKQRVLFVTPRKDVVLELLPRLSKAFPEAKIIALHGKSKEKWEEAHLTLSTTHQAIRFYEKFDFIIIDEVDAFPYHNNPMLYYAVNRAKKLHANLLYLSATPPEYLQKKPHVRIPARFHRQPLAIPQLVIDGSLSKILQADQAYSSFQQILHFLQLHQRQAFFFVPYIEGVEKLVSHLSHNYPISIRMEGTHSRDPEREEKVKRFRQGDTRILVTTTIMERGVTVPKADVIVVGADAPIFDEASLVQIAGRAGRSIEDPIGHVIFFACEKTREMKKAVKHIQEMNKIAKKKGLLDG